The following nucleotide sequence is from Schistocerca serialis cubense isolate TAMUIC-IGC-003099 chromosome 4, iqSchSeri2.2, whole genome shotgun sequence.
ATGCTACAGTATACTGCGCAATACTTTTTGACCTATTATTGTACATAGAGGATTGGTACTTCTACAACACTTCAGATTCCGCGATTTTCCGCAACGCCCTTATGAAATACACTGGTTTATATCTAGAGTTCCAGTCACCCTTAATCTTGTCGCCGTTAGATTTGATCTCCACTCGGTTTGCATTAAACTTCACAGATATTCCACTAGAAGTTGGAACAAGAAGTAACGTGAATTAGAACACTTGTGTTGTCCTGATTGCTGAAGACAGTGGGTAGAGAGAGTCGTTCGCCATCGGAGAGAGAGCAGGTACGATGGAAAAGGTGGGGCAGTAGTAGACTGCACTGTGGCGCCGCTGATGGTAGAGGTTCTCAGCCGTAGCGCCCGCACTGCGCGAGCAGAAGGGGCTGTCCCTCGTCCCGGTGTCAGACGGCCCACGCCACCTTGGAGGTGCCGACTGGCGCCACGGATCCAGGCCCTCCCGCGGCGGGGACCTCCAGCGCCACGACACTCAcagacactggcggcggcggcgccAGCGCCTCCAGGGGTCAGTCGGGGTCGTAGCGCCAGTCGACGCGCAGCAGCGCGCACTCGGCGGTCAGCGTGCCGGCCGCCAGGCACAGTAGCACCTGCCAGACACATGCGCCAGTCCACATTCGTAACGGCATCTCGAAAAGATGTCAGTTATATCTAGCTGTACGTGTACCACATGTACATAGTTATTTGTGAGACAGATACTCGTTGGACATTGTCAATGAGGAAATGTGAGTTTCACAATTTGAGTACCGTGTCCGTCTAATAAATGGGGGAGCAATTTTGACTAAAGTCACAGATGTCCTCCCAATCCAAAGGCTAGAGGAAGAGTAGGATTTAACATTCTTTATTGCTTTCCtatattttgcatttttctgttGTTCGAAAATAAATAACTTGATGGTATCTAGTTAtatttcttctactcattataagCATTCATCATTATCGATCTTCTAATGAAACTAGAGTAGAATATCACCACCACTCACCACCACTCACGCTTGCTAGTCGACTCCTGACCAAGTGAGCCAGTATGTCGCCTAGCGAGTGAATGAAGGCGTAATCTGGAGAGGAACCAAGCTGTATTAGATATTATTGGGAGagttaaatgaaataaaacaaaaataaacgcCTTCCATAAGTAAGAAGCGAAGTGATATGCGAGGAATAATACTAattaaccctcgtaaa
It contains:
- the LOC126474198 gene encoding uncharacterized protein LOC126474198 isoform X1, producing the protein MYSPGDRTGLERRKESSAAPLAGSGCTTPDEPPLLDDPYPFALVLRLRVLQIVCGISAMVMGTVTFIEEQGALNLGLGIPAGAATVAAAGATVPGGRHADRRVRAAARRLALRPRLTPGGAGAAAASVCECRGAGGPRRGRAWIRGASRHLQGGVGRLTPGRGTAPSARAVRALRLRTSTISGATVQSTTAPPFPSYLLSLRWRTTLSTHCLQQSGQHKCSNSRYFLFQLLVEYL